One genomic window of Brevundimonas vesicularis includes the following:
- a CDS encoding NYN domain-containing protein codes for MRTNVYIDGFNLYYGCLKGTPHKWLNLEALFDRVLPKNDIQEIHYFTARVEARPNDLEVAIRQATYLRALATLPRVHVHFGSFLASAVRAPVLQCGDDGKPIRENGKLVVKRKPTGAVAMEWVHKTEEKGSDVNLASHLLRDALKNASPCAVVVSNDSDLLTPIRMAQQDGGITVGLIPPRPHGSAELKRLARFKRDIRPHHLASSQFADVLQDKVGTITKPQGW; via the coding sequence ATGCGGACGAACGTCTATATCGACGGATTCAACCTCTATTACGGATGCTTGAAGGGCACGCCGCATAAGTGGCTGAATCTCGAAGCGCTGTTCGACCGAGTTTTACCCAAGAACGACATTCAAGAAATTCACTACTTCACGGCTCGGGTTGAAGCTCGCCCTAACGACCTTGAAGTTGCGATCAGGCAGGCAACCTACCTTCGTGCCTTGGCGACGCTGCCAAGAGTCCATGTCCATTTCGGAAGCTTCTTGGCTTCGGCGGTACGCGCTCCGGTTCTCCAATGTGGTGATGACGGAAAGCCGATCCGCGAGAATGGAAAATTGGTCGTCAAGCGGAAACCGACGGGTGCGGTGGCCATGGAGTGGGTTCACAAGACCGAAGAGAAAGGATCAGACGTCAATTTAGCCTCTCATCTTCTCAGAGATGCCCTGAAGAACGCCAGCCCCTGTGCCGTTGTCGTTTCGAATGATTCTGATCTTTTGACCCCGATCAGGATGGCGCAACAGGATGGCGGCATTACCGTAGGCTTGATTCCACCGCGTCCGCATGGAAGCGCCGAGCTCAAACGCCTCGCCAGATTTAAGCGTGACATCCGTCCACATCATCTCGCCTCGTCGCAGTTCGCTGACGTTCTTCAGGACAAGGTCGGAACGATCACCAAGCCGCAGGGCTGGTAG
- the trmD gene encoding tRNA (guanosine(37)-N1)-methyltransferase TrmD, giving the protein MPFNATVLTMFPDAFPGPLGVSLIGTAWREKGLWSLETVDIRAFSTDTRGFLDDTPAGGGPGAVLKADVVARAVDSLPGPKRPLLYMSARGRPLTQARVKEWAKADGIVVLCGRFEGVDQRVLDARGFEEVSVGDAVLAGGEAAAMVAIEACVRLIPGVLGSGDSLSSESFEDGLLEHPQYTRPRTFEGLEIPEVLLSGDHKKIAGWREAQRAMTTRERRPDLWQAHLANSQLKGAKPEEK; this is encoded by the coding sequence ATGCCTTTCAACGCAACCGTCCTGACCATGTTTCCCGACGCCTTTCCGGGCCCGCTCGGGGTGTCTCTGATCGGCACGGCCTGGCGCGAGAAGGGCTTGTGGAGCCTGGAAACGGTTGACATTCGTGCCTTTTCCACAGATACGCGCGGCTTCCTGGACGACACCCCTGCGGGTGGCGGCCCGGGGGCTGTGCTGAAGGCGGACGTGGTGGCTCGGGCAGTGGATAGCCTGCCGGGACCGAAACGGCCGCTTTTGTACATGAGCGCCAGGGGTCGGCCCCTGACCCAGGCGCGCGTCAAGGAATGGGCGAAAGCCGACGGGATCGTTGTGCTGTGCGGCCGTTTCGAGGGGGTGGATCAGCGGGTGCTGGACGCACGCGGGTTCGAGGAGGTCTCGGTCGGAGACGCGGTTCTCGCAGGCGGCGAGGCGGCGGCGATGGTCGCGATCGAGGCGTGCGTAAGACTGATCCCCGGCGTGCTCGGCTCAGGCGACAGCCTGTCGTCCGAAAGCTTCGAGGATGGGCTTCTGGAACACCCGCAGTACACGCGACCGCGGACGTTCGAGGGGCTTGAGATACCCGAGGTGCTGCTGTCGGGCGATCACAAGAAGATCGCGGGATGGCGCGAGGCGCAGCGGGCGATGACTACGCGGGAGCGGCGGCCGGACCTCTGGCAGGCGCATCTCGCCAACTCACAGCTAAAGGGCGCAAAGCCCGAGGAGAAATGA
- the rplS gene encoding 50S ribosomal protein L19, with product MNIVQQLDAEEKARVLGERKIPEFQPGDTLRVNVKIKEGERERVQAFEGVCIARDGGGISETFTVRKISFGEGVERRFPILSPNIESIEVKRRGVVRRAKLYYLRDRRGKSARIAERQTVRPAKGVVVPETGSAAKTEEA from the coding sequence ATGAACATCGTTCAACAGCTGGACGCCGAAGAAAAAGCCCGCGTCCTAGGCGAACGCAAAATCCCGGAATTCCAGCCCGGCGACACCCTGCGCGTCAACGTGAAGATCAAGGAAGGCGAGCGCGAACGCGTTCAGGCCTTCGAAGGCGTCTGCATCGCCCGTGACGGCGGCGGCATCAGCGAAACCTTCACGGTCCGCAAGATCTCGTTCGGCGAAGGCGTCGAGCGCCGCTTCCCCATCCTGTCGCCGAACATCGAGTCGATCGAAGTGAAGCGCCGCGGCGTCGTGCGTCGCGCCAAGCTCTATTATCTGCGCGATCGTCGCGGCAAGTCGGCCCGTATCGCCGAACGCCAGACGGTCCGTCCCGCCAAGGGCGTCGTCGTTCCGGAAACCGGTTCGGCCGCCAAGACCGAAGAAGCCTAG
- a CDS encoding PA2169 family four-helix-bundle protein: MSNPNAHDIKVLNGLIETTLDSADGYREAAEQTQDPHYRTLFERRSSERQRVVDDLSAAVRGLGGDPESDGSILAKAHRAFLDIKHALLRNDDSVVGSINSGEGFIAGKYEKALQDTGISATTRETIRRAYAAVKTEHEQMEALKHSLEGQRDAANPLFPQ, encoded by the coding sequence ATGAGCAACCCCAACGCCCACGACATCAAGGTTCTGAACGGCCTGATCGAAACGACGCTGGACAGCGCGGACGGCTATCGCGAAGCCGCAGAACAGACGCAGGATCCCCACTACCGCACCCTGTTCGAGCGCCGTAGCAGCGAACGCCAGCGGGTCGTCGACGATCTGTCGGCCGCCGTGCGCGGTCTGGGCGGCGATCCCGAATCCGACGGGTCGATCCTGGCCAAGGCGCACCGCGCGTTCCTGGACATCAAACACGCCCTGCTGCGCAATGACGATTCCGTCGTCGGCTCGATCAACTCTGGCGAAGGCTTCATCGCTGGCAAGTATGAAAAGGCGCTGCAAGACACCGGCATTTCCGCCACCACGCGCGAGACGATCCGGCGGGCCTATGCGGCGGTGAAGACCGAGCATGAGCAGATGGAAGCCCTGAAACACAGCCTGGAAGGCCAGCGTGACGCGGCCAATCCCCTGTTCCCTCAGTAA
- a CDS encoding tryptophan 2,3-dioxygenase, with product MTQSSDITYAGYLALDDLLSTQHPLSDQHDEMLFVVIHQTKELWLKQILHETALAQSMVRAGDLVPAYKSLARVSRIQAVMTHSWDILSTMTPSDYLQFRGSLGSSSGFQSDQFRRFEAMLGLKDASFLKFHEDRPEALAALQAAIAAPSLYDDALAQLDKAGLRVPAEVLNRDVTQPYQPSDAVEAAWLEVYRDTERWWVLYQLAEKLVDLDDALLTWRHKHVVTVERIIGRRRGTGGTEGAAYLASTLTKRCFPELWSLRTKL from the coding sequence ATGACCCAATCCAGCGACATCACCTACGCCGGCTATCTGGCGTTGGACGACCTGCTTTCGACGCAGCATCCGCTGTCGGACCAGCACGACGAAATGCTGTTCGTCGTCATCCATCAGACCAAGGAACTGTGGCTCAAGCAGATCCTGCATGAGACGGCCTTGGCTCAGTCGATGGTGCGCGCCGGTGACCTGGTCCCGGCCTACAAGAGTCTTGCGCGCGTCAGCCGTATCCAGGCGGTGATGACCCACAGCTGGGACATTCTGTCGACGATGACGCCGTCGGACTATCTGCAGTTCCGAGGCTCGTTGGGATCGTCCTCCGGCTTCCAGAGCGACCAGTTCCGACGTTTCGAGGCCATGCTGGGCCTCAAGGACGCCAGCTTCCTGAAGTTCCACGAAGACCGCCCCGAGGCCCTGGCCGCGCTTCAGGCCGCCATCGCCGCGCCAAGCCTTTACGATGACGCCCTGGCCCAACTGGACAAGGCCGGTCTGCGGGTGCCCGCGGAGGTGCTGAACCGCGACGTGACCCAACCCTATCAGCCGTCCGACGCCGTCGAGGCAGCCTGGCTAGAGGTCTATCGCGACACGGAACGGTGGTGGGTCCTGTATCAGCTGGCCGAAAAGCTGGTCGATCTGGACGACGCCCTGCTGACCTGGCGGCACAAGCATGTCGTTACGGTCGAACGCATCATCGGTCGACGTCGCGGCACGGGCGGAACCGAAGGCGCGGCCTATCTGGCCTCGACCCTGACCAAGCGCTGCTTCCCCGAGCTGTGGTCGCTTCGCACCAAACTTTGA
- a CDS encoding CHAP domain-containing protein — MTFARMFSGINIFGDAWTWWRQAAANFRTGKAPETGSVLVFRPEGRMSRGHVAVVSDILTDRVVRVTHANWGGSRGKVEENVTVVDVSPSNDWSQVKVWYNPINDLGTTVYPTYGFIYKGARDAFDAGRQIAANVSAQGQH; from the coding sequence GTGACCTTCGCGCGCATGTTTTCCGGCATCAACATCTTCGGCGACGCCTGGACCTGGTGGCGTCAGGCCGCCGCCAACTTCCGCACCGGCAAGGCCCCGGAAACCGGCTCGGTTCTGGTCTTCCGCCCCGAGGGTCGCATGAGCCGGGGCCACGTCGCCGTCGTCTCCGACATCCTGACCGACCGCGTCGTGCGCGTGACCCACGCCAACTGGGGCGGCAGCCGCGGCAAGGTCGAAGAGAACGTCACCGTCGTCGACGTGTCGCCCTCCAACGACTGGTCGCAGGTCAAGGTCTGGTACAATCCGATCAACGATCTGGGCACGACGGTCTATCCGACCTACGGCTTTATCTACAAAGGCGCCCGCGACGCCTTCGACGCCGGCCGTCAGATCGCCGCCAACGTCTCGGCCCAAGGCCAGCATTAA
- a CDS encoding acyltransferase family protein, which translates to MTPVQTPADLRPITALRFGAAMWVAVYSFWENLAGAGQSGLVAKGYLGVELFFVLSGFILSHVYLAAAGEKRFSYRGFLWARIARVYPLHIATLIGVGLLAAAALFAGMRVDANVLSWPSLPANLFMVHAWGLAPVAGWNHPSWSISAEWFAYLCFPLFAFVFWRLRHRPIAAVVGAAAFLVILYFAFEQLAGFALTEATIRWGALRIVPCFALGCALYLVYRRAPLKAPWVCAAVSFGLMVLSAALGLWDGVTVLLAGALILSLASLPNARAGWLASKPAVYLGEISYSVYMVCVPWKLLAVGLAAKLFDAPDKQLQIFVWLAILALLPVVAAVSYHLVERPARKALRDMADKRAKRHDKVLEGNLKHGDIPKQLATGRDPVA; encoded by the coding sequence ATGACCCCCGTCCAGACGCCCGCCGATCTTCGCCCCATCACCGCCCTGCGCTTCGGCGCGGCCATGTGGGTCGCCGTCTACAGCTTCTGGGAAAACCTGGCGGGCGCCGGTCAGTCTGGCCTCGTCGCCAAGGGCTACCTGGGGGTCGAGCTGTTCTTCGTCCTGTCCGGCTTCATCCTCAGCCACGTCTATCTGGCGGCGGCGGGCGAGAAGCGGTTCTCGTATCGCGGCTTCCTTTGGGCGCGGATCGCGCGCGTCTATCCGCTGCATATCGCCACCCTGATCGGCGTGGGGCTGCTGGCGGCCGCCGCCCTGTTCGCCGGCATGAGGGTGGACGCCAATGTGCTGAGCTGGCCGTCGCTGCCCGCCAACCTCTTCATGGTGCACGCCTGGGGTCTGGCGCCGGTCGCGGGCTGGAACCATCCGTCCTGGTCCATTTCTGCGGAGTGGTTCGCCTACCTCTGCTTCCCGCTGTTCGCCTTCGTTTTCTGGCGCCTGCGTCATCGGCCGATCGCGGCGGTGGTCGGGGCTGCGGCCTTCCTCGTCATCCTCTATTTCGCGTTCGAGCAACTGGCCGGCTTCGCCTTGACCGAGGCGACGATCCGTTGGGGCGCGCTCAGGATAGTGCCGTGCTTCGCCTTGGGGTGCGCCCTCTATCTTGTTTATCGCCGCGCGCCGTTGAAGGCGCCGTGGGTGTGCGCCGCCGTCTCATTCGGGCTGATGGTCCTCAGCGCCGCGCTCGGACTGTGGGACGGCGTCACGGTTCTGCTGGCCGGCGCCCTGATCCTGTCACTGGCCTCGCTGCCCAACGCGCGCGCCGGATGGCTGGCCTCTAAGCCGGCCGTCTACCTCGGCGAGATCAGCTATTCGGTCTATATGGTCTGCGTGCCGTGGAAGCTTTTGGCGGTCGGTCTGGCCGCCAAACTGTTCGACGCGCCGGACAAACAGCTTCAAATTTTCGTGTGGTTGGCGATTTTAGCCCTGCTGCCTGTCGTCGCCGCCGTCTCCTATCATCTCGTCGAACGCCCAGCGCGCAAGGCTCTCAGGGACATGGCCGACAAGCGCGCCAAGCGTCACGACAAGGTTTTAGAAGGAAATTTGAAGCACGGCGATATTCCGAAACAACTTGCGACAGGGCGTGATCCCGTGGCCTAA
- a CDS encoding carotenoid oxygenase family protein — protein MTPSRRSFLMGAAALSAAVATPEMVRAAAALDAVAATKADWALATQDVEGDIARRTMRLIHGRAPAGLQGALYRNGPAKFRRPGGSATHWFDGDGMMRAFRIQDGQATLEARFADTPKRRTETELDAVVTPGFGTKGDERARIGSNDDANAANTAVMVAGDQVWALWEGGSPLALSASDLSTRNFVTLRDDLKGMPFQAHPRYAPDGSIWNVGSAGGQAVIWHLRADRSLSDAQVVPLPRASYMHDFTATDRHVILVLQPWVFATHAMPVTAGLAWRPEMGTQVLVLDKDDLSKRRLYELPGFFHFHLGDAWAERDGTIRFDVAASGDPRFAIDGARVLVDGHGVVPGDPAKLALITLRPDGRADMTYSDVVGEFPKGDPRRAGLKRSLTAHTSGETGGRPLPTGLAVHDWDRGRSHAFEFGVHQVVEEAVFVPKPGATAERDAWLVAPSVNLKDGRTELHVFDLARIEDGPVATWQADVALPAGFHGAWAG, from the coding sequence ATGACCCCCTCCCGCCGTTCCTTCCTGATGGGCGCCGCCGCCCTTTCAGCCGCCGTGGCCACGCCCGAGATGGTGCGCGCCGCCGCCGCCCTGGACGCCGTCGCCGCGACGAAGGCCGACTGGGCCCTGGCGACCCAGGACGTCGAGGGCGACATCGCACGCCGGACGATGCGCCTGATCCACGGCCGGGCGCCGGCGGGGTTGCAGGGCGCGCTGTATCGCAACGGACCGGCCAAGTTCCGGCGGCCAGGCGGATCGGCGACCCATTGGTTCGACGGTGACGGCATGATGCGCGCCTTCCGCATTCAGGACGGCCAGGCGACGCTGGAGGCGCGGTTCGCCGACACGCCCAAGCGCCGCACCGAAACGGAGCTGGACGCCGTGGTCACGCCGGGCTTCGGCACCAAGGGCGACGAACGCGCCCGCATCGGCTCGAACGACGACGCCAATGCCGCCAACACCGCCGTCATGGTCGCGGGCGATCAGGTCTGGGCGCTGTGGGAGGGGGGATCGCCGCTGGCCCTGTCGGCGTCGGACCTGTCGACCCGCAACTTCGTCACCCTGCGCGATGATTTGAAAGGCATGCCGTTCCAGGCCCACCCGCGCTACGCCCCCGACGGCTCGATCTGGAATGTGGGGTCGGCGGGCGGTCAGGCCGTCATCTGGCATCTGCGCGCTGACCGTAGCTTGAGCGACGCCCAGGTCGTGCCTTTGCCGCGCGCCAGCTATATGCACGACTTCACCGCCACCGACCGGCACGTGATCCTGGTGCTCCAGCCCTGGGTGTTCGCGACCCACGCCATGCCGGTGACCGCAGGCCTGGCCTGGCGACCGGAGATGGGGACCCAGGTCCTGGTGCTCGACAAGGACGACCTGTCCAAGCGCCGCCTCTATGAACTGCCAGGCTTCTTCCACTTCCACCTCGGCGACGCCTGGGCCGAGCGCGACGGCACCATCCGCTTCGATGTCGCCGCCAGCGGCGATCCGCGCTTCGCGATCGATGGCGCGCGGGTTCTGGTGGATGGACATGGGGTCGTTCCGGGCGATCCGGCGAAACTGGCTCTGATCACCCTGCGGCCGGACGGACGCGCCGACATGACCTATAGCGATGTCGTCGGCGAATTTCCGAAAGGCGATCCGCGTCGTGCGGGACTGAAGCGCAGCCTGACCGCCCATACATCGGGCGAGACTGGCGGCCGGCCCTTGCCGACGGGACTGGCGGTTCACGACTGGGACCGCGGTCGCTCGCACGCCTTCGAGTTCGGCGTGCACCAGGTGGTCGAGGAAGCGGTCTTCGTGCCCAAGCCCGGCGCGACGGCGGAACGCGACGCCTGGCTGGTCGCGCCATCCGTCAATCTGAAGGACGGACGCACCGAACTGCATGTCTTTGATCTGGCGCGGATCGAGGATGGTCCGGTTGCGACCTGGCAGGCGGACGTGGCCCTGCCGGCCGGCTTCCACGGCGCGTGGGCAGGGTAG
- a CDS encoding DUF2141 domain-containing protein, with amino-acid sequence MKTVAAITPVLALAAALTVAAPAFAADLTVAFPSAAPQGRIMVAVFNSEANYGGEGQPAQVAMLDVAAGQTSITFDGLPDGDYAVRAFHDLNGDGKMNTNPFGMPVEPFAFSNNAVGNMGPASWERAKFAAAGATTQSIDLK; translated from the coding sequence ATGAAGACCGTCGCCGCCATCACTCCCGTTCTCGCTCTCGCCGCCGCCCTCACCGTTGCCGCGCCCGCCTTCGCCGCCGACCTGACCGTCGCCTTCCCGAGCGCCGCCCCCCAGGGCCGGATCATGGTCGCCGTGTTCAACAGCGAGGCCAACTATGGCGGTGAAGGTCAGCCGGCTCAGGTCGCCATGCTGGATGTCGCCGCCGGCCAGACCAGCATCACCTTCGACGGCCTGCCCGACGGCGACTATGCGGTGCGCGCCTTTCACGACCTGAACGGCGACGGCAAGATGAACACCAATCCGTTCGGCATGCCGGTGGAGCCCTTCGCCTTCTCCAACAACGCCGTCGGCAATATGGGACCGGCGTCTTGGGAGCGCGCCAAGTTCGCGGCCGCCGGCGCGACCACCCAGTCGATCGACCTGAAGTAA
- the infB gene encoding translation initiation factor IF-2, with product MSDENDKTNQGQGNTGGTPSQTGPRAPLSLKPRVVGSVPTGTVKQSFSHGRSKTVVVETKRRAGAGGPQRPQGFDVARPQQAAQAPRPQGPRPSQPAGGALSAEEQEARRRAIALATQANAAKAAAEAAAKAAADAAAREQAAATERAAQAARDEAAAAKAAAEAARAEAAKLTAAAPAAPAKPAPKPAAPVAAAPTPAPAAPAPTPAPARPAAPARPVVNFGQRVPKPGNPQRAAPERPAFGGRSAREQAMGGGDRAYSDRPQSDRPQGDRPQGARSGPGGQRPQGAKPAEPVRYSALNPRPAPGAARPGGPRTGPGGRAAPNAPPAEANVLRPARAPGAGFGRPAGRDDDREKRFSEAGKAVSRTRGEPKRREGRMTIQSVVGDGDAAERMRSLASVRRAREREKEKRKGGSTDAPNRPREVVIPDVITVQELSNRMAVRGVDIIKFLMKQGLMMKINDVIDSDTAELVAEEFGMAVKRVSESDIETGFLGEADDADASDTRAPVVAIMGHVDHGKTSLLDALRTTDVAGGEAGGITQHIGAYQVRLPDDQKVTFLDTPGHAAFSAMRARGANVTDIVVLVVAADDGVMPQTIEAIQHAKAANAPLIVAVNKMDKPGATSQKVVNELLQYEVIAESLGGDTQIIEVSAKERMNLDGLLEAILIQAEVMDLRANADRSAEGVVIEAKLDKGRGPVGTVLVKRGTLKRGDIVVAGGSWGKVRALLNERNEQLTEAGPSVPVEILGLDEAPSPGDVFAVVDSEARARELTEYRQRVKREKAQVSGGSVSLVDMMAKLGSKKISELPVVIKADVQGSGEAISASLEKMGNDEVRARIVYSGAGGITESDVNLAKSAGAPILGFNVRASKQARDLAEREGVEIRYYSIIYDLLDDMKGVLSGMLAPLQRETFLGNAQVLQVFDISKIGKIAGCRVTEGVVRKGARVRIIRDDVVVLELGVLNTLKRFKDEVNEVPSGQECGMQFQGFQDIKEGDYIECFTVEEIKRTLD from the coding sequence ATGAGCGACGAAAACGACAAGACCAACCAAGGCCAGGGCAACACGGGCGGCACGCCGTCCCAGACGGGGCCGCGCGCTCCGCTGAGCCTGAAGCCGCGCGTTGTGGGATCGGTGCCGACCGGCACCGTGAAGCAGAGCTTCAGCCATGGCCGATCCAAGACGGTGGTGGTCGAGACCAAGCGCCGCGCCGGCGCCGGCGGGCCGCAACGCCCGCAGGGCTTCGATGTCGCACGTCCTCAACAGGCCGCTCAGGCGCCGCGTCCGCAAGGTCCGCGTCCGTCGCAACCCGCCGGCGGCGCCCTGTCGGCCGAGGAGCAGGAAGCGCGCCGCCGCGCCATCGCCCTGGCCACCCAGGCGAACGCCGCCAAGGCCGCAGCCGAAGCCGCCGCCAAGGCCGCTGCAGACGCCGCCGCCCGCGAGCAGGCCGCCGCCACCGAGCGCGCCGCCCAGGCGGCCCGTGACGAAGCCGCCGCCGCCAAGGCCGCCGCAGAAGCCGCACGCGCCGAAGCCGCCAAGCTGACGGCCGCTGCGCCCGCCGCCCCGGCCAAGCCCGCACCCAAGCCTGCCGCGCCGGTCGCGGCTGCGCCGACCCCCGCGCCCGCCGCGCCGGCTCCGACACCCGCTCCCGCCCGTCCGGCCGCTCCGGCCCGTCCGGTGGTCAACTTCGGCCAGCGCGTGCCCAAGCCCGGCAATCCCCAGCGCGCTGCGCCCGAGCGTCCGGCCTTCGGCGGCCGTTCGGCCCGCGAGCAGGCGATGGGCGGTGGTGATCGCGCCTATTCGGACCGCCCGCAGAGCGATCGCCCGCAAGGCGACCGTCCGCAGGGCGCCCGTTCCGGCCCTGGCGGTCAGCGTCCGCAAGGCGCCAAGCCGGCCGAGCCCGTCCGCTATTCGGCCCTGAACCCGCGTCCGGCGCCGGGCGCCGCGCGTCCGGGCGGTCCCCGCACCGGTCCAGGCGGTCGCGCCGCCCCGAACGCCCCGCCGGCCGAGGCCAATGTTCTGCGTCCCGCCCGCGCGCCCGGCGCCGGCTTCGGTCGTCCGGCCGGTCGCGACGATGATCGCGAGAAGCGTTTTTCCGAAGCCGGCAAGGCGGTCAGCCGCACGCGGGGCGAGCCCAAGCGCCGCGAAGGCCGCATGACCATCCAGTCCGTGGTCGGCGACGGCGACGCCGCCGAGCGGATGCGCTCGCTGGCCTCGGTCCGCCGTGCGCGCGAACGCGAGAAGGAAAAGCGCAAGGGCGGCTCGACCGATGCGCCCAACCGTCCGCGTGAAGTCGTCATTCCCGACGTCATCACCGTGCAGGAGCTGTCCAACCGGATGGCCGTGCGCGGCGTCGACATCATCAAGTTCCTGATGAAGCAGGGCCTGATGATGAAGATCAACGACGTGATCGATTCCGACACCGCCGAACTGGTGGCCGAAGAGTTCGGCATGGCCGTCAAGCGCGTCTCGGAATCCGACATCGAAACCGGCTTCCTGGGCGAGGCCGACGATGCGGACGCCTCTGACACCCGCGCGCCGGTCGTGGCTATCATGGGTCACGTCGACCACGGCAAGACCTCACTGCTCGACGCCCTGCGCACGACCGACGTCGCAGGCGGCGAAGCCGGCGGCATCACCCAGCACATCGGCGCCTATCAGGTTCGCCTGCCGGACGACCAGAAGGTCACCTTCCTGGACACCCCGGGCCACGCCGCCTTCTCGGCCATGCGGGCGCGCGGCGCCAATGTGACCGACATCGTGGTCCTGGTCGTCGCCGCCGACGACGGCGTCATGCCGCAAACCATCGAAGCCATCCAACACGCCAAGGCGGCCAACGCGCCCCTGATCGTGGCGGTCAACAAGATGGATAAGCCCGGCGCCACGTCTCAGAAGGTCGTCAACGAGCTGCTGCAGTACGAGGTCATCGCCGAAAGCCTGGGCGGCGACACCCAGATCATCGAGGTCTCGGCCAAGGAGCGGATGAACCTCGACGGCCTGCTGGAAGCCATCCTGATCCAGGCCGAGGTCATGGACCTGCGCGCCAACGCCGATCGTTCGGCCGAGGGCGTGGTCATCGAGGCCAAGCTGGACAAGGGTCGCGGTCCGGTCGGCACCGTCCTGGTCAAGCGCGGCACGCTGAAGCGCGGCGACATCGTCGTCGCCGGCGGTTCGTGGGGCAAGGTTCGCGCCCTGCTGAACGAGCGCAACGAGCAGCTGACCGAAGCCGGCCCGTCCGTCCCGGTCGAGATTCTCGGCCTGGACGAGGCGCCGTCGCCCGGCGATGTTTTCGCCGTGGTGGATTCCGAGGCCCGCGCTCGCGAGCTGACCGAATACCGTCAGCGGGTGAAGCGCGAGAAGGCCCAGGTCTCTGGCGGCTCGGTTTCGCTGGTCGACATGATGGCCAAGCTGGGCTCCAAGAAGATTAGCGAACTGCCGGTGGTCATCAAGGCCGACGTGCAGGGCTCGGGCGAAGCCATCTCCGCCTCGCTGGAGAAGATGGGCAACGACGAGGTCCGTGCCCGGATCGTCTATTCCGGCGCCGGGGGCATTACCGAGAGCGACGTCAACCTGGCCAAGTCGGCCGGCGCGCCGATCCTCGGCTTCAACGTCCGCGCCTCGAAACAGGCGCGCGATCTGGCCGAGCGCGAAGGGGTCGAGATCCGCTACTACTCGATCATCTACGACCTGCTGGACGACATGAAGGGCGTGCTTTCGGGCATGCTGGCGCCGCTGCAACGCGAAACCTTCCTGGGCAACGCCCAGGTGCTTCAGGTCTTCGACATCTCCAAGATCGGCAAGATCGCCGGCTGCCGCGTCACCGAGGGCGTCGTGCGCAAGGGCGCGCGCGTCCGCATCATCCGCGACGACGTGGTGGTGCTGGAACTGGGCGTGCTCAACACGCTCAAGCGCTTCAAGGACGAGGTCAACGAGGTGCCTTCGGGCCAGGAGTGCGGCATGCAGTTCCAGGGCTTCCAGGACATCAAGGAAGGCGACTACATCGAGTGCTTCACGGTCGAAGAGATCAAGCGCACGCTGGACTAG